The following proteins come from a genomic window of Natrinema saccharevitans:
- the queC gene encoding 7-cyano-7-deazaguanine synthase QueC: MTATSNSPTDESSAKRAVVLLSGGMDSATAAAVARDRGYEIYALHTSYGQRTEDRELECARRLADEFDAADFLRLETDHLSAIGASSLTDDEIAVADADMESDEIPTSYVPFRNANLLAMAVSYAEANDCEAVFIGAHSEDFSGYPDCRPAFFEAFEDVVDVGTKPETEISVEAPFVEHSKTDIAERGVELEVPYEHTWSCYRENEPACGTCDACAFRLQAFRNVGVRDPIEYAERPSYADEA; this comes from the coding sequence ATGACTGCCACCAGTAACTCTCCGACCGACGAATCGTCCGCCAAACGCGCCGTCGTCCTCCTCTCCGGCGGAATGGACAGCGCCACCGCCGCCGCCGTCGCCCGCGACCGGGGCTACGAGATCTACGCCCTCCATACCTCCTACGGCCAGCGCACCGAGGACCGGGAACTCGAGTGTGCCCGCCGGCTGGCCGACGAGTTCGACGCGGCCGACTTCCTGCGGCTCGAGACCGACCACCTCTCGGCGATCGGGGCCTCGAGTCTGACCGACGACGAGATTGCGGTCGCCGACGCGGACATGGAGAGCGACGAGATTCCGACCTCCTACGTTCCCTTCCGGAACGCCAATCTGCTGGCGATGGCCGTCTCCTACGCCGAGGCCAATGACTGCGAGGCGGTCTTCATCGGGGCCCACAGCGAGGACTTTTCGGGGTATCCCGACTGTCGCCCCGCGTTCTTCGAGGCGTTCGAGGATGTGGTTGACGTCGGGACCAAACCCGAGACCGAGATCTCGGTCGAAGCGCCGTTCGTCGAGCACTCGAAGACCGACATCGCCGAGCGCGGCGTCGAACTCGAGGTGCCCTACGAACACACCTGGAGCTGTTACCGGGAGAACGAACCCGCCTGTGGCACCTGCGACGCCTGCGCGTTCCGGCTGCAGGCGTTCCGAAACGTCGGCGTTCGCGACCCGATCGAGTACGCCGAGCGGCCGTCCTACGCCGACGAGGCGTGA
- a CDS encoding phosphate signaling complex PhoU family protein: protein METRKVQRLGPSTLAMTLPAEWASEHGVEKGDEVSLRTSGKGTLTVMPESASSEETEAIIHTDDLDADAVERAIVAQYVLGRRIIRIEREDGALESDHINAVYQAETQLMGLGVIEETPESISIRCSVDPEDFTLDNLLERLERTGQTMRGEGIKALAHGNPDLAQRALNRERQANKIFVLLLRLIFTAYQNPNLARAVGLNTGFPLIGYRSIAKNLELTADNGEDIADIVIETEGHTLNVESDVMREIRELNELVDEITTKSVEAAVERDYDKSNEVRGLFHEISAREDEILSGLPEMDNEDLLRVREVLVSLEQTAQYAARNGEIAANLALNEESEHTTIK, encoded by the coding sequence ATGGAAACGCGGAAAGTTCAACGACTCGGTCCGTCGACGCTGGCGATGACGCTCCCGGCCGAGTGGGCGTCCGAACACGGCGTCGAGAAAGGCGACGAGGTCTCGCTGCGTACGAGCGGCAAGGGAACGCTGACCGTAATGCCCGAGTCGGCGAGTTCGGAGGAGACGGAGGCGATCATCCACACCGACGATCTCGACGCCGACGCCGTCGAGCGCGCGATCGTCGCGCAGTACGTCCTCGGCCGCCGCATCATCCGCATCGAGCGCGAGGACGGCGCGCTCGAGTCCGACCACATCAACGCGGTCTATCAGGCTGAGACCCAGCTGATGGGGCTGGGCGTCATCGAGGAGACCCCCGAGAGCATCTCGATCCGCTGTTCGGTCGACCCCGAGGACTTCACGCTCGACAACCTCCTCGAGCGCCTCGAGCGAACGGGACAGACGATGCGCGGTGAGGGGATCAAGGCGCTGGCACACGGCAATCCCGACCTCGCCCAGCGCGCCCTGAACCGGGAGCGACAGGCCAACAAGATCTTCGTCCTGCTGCTGCGACTGATCTTTACGGCCTACCAGAACCCCAACCTCGCGCGGGCGGTCGGCCTGAACACCGGGTTCCCGCTGATCGGCTACCGCTCGATCGCGAAGAACCTCGAGCTGACCGCCGACAACGGCGAGGACATCGCCGACATCGTCATCGAGACGGAGGGCCACACGCTGAACGTCGAGAGCGACGTGATGCGCGAGATCCGGGAACTGAACGAGCTGGTCGACGAGATCACGACCAAGTCGGTCGAGGCGGCCGTCGAGCGCGACTACGACAAGTCCAACGAAGTCCGCGGGCTCTTCCACGAGATCTCCGCCCGCGAGGACGAGATCCTCTCGGGGCTGCCCGAGATGGACAACGAGGATCTGCTTCGGGTGCGGGAGGTCCTCGTCAGCCTCGAGCAGACCGCCCAGTACGCGGCCCGAAATGGGGAGATCGCGGCCAACCTCGCGCTCAACGAGGAATCCGAACACACGACGATCAAGTGA
- the yqeC gene encoding selenium cofactor biosynthesis protein YqeC, producing MDPLEALRVESGLVAVVGAGGKKTTLYALAARAARERSLRAAVTATVRIPIFDRRVDRVAVTDDPAAALERAESWPIGIVPERDGEDRYAGYDPAVVDGLADAADLVLVKADGARTREFKAPNDREPQLPTSVDTVIPIASVRAVGEPLAAETVHRPERVAAITGLDRGDAIRPVDVARVLASDRGGLGGVPEGATVVPLLNKVDGPELRETAAAIGRELLERAPAVSRVVLARMIDDEPIVEVLER from the coding sequence ATGGACCCCCTCGAGGCGCTCCGGGTCGAGTCCGGCCTCGTCGCAGTCGTCGGCGCGGGCGGGAAGAAGACGACGCTGTACGCGCTGGCGGCCCGAGCCGCCCGCGAGCGGTCGCTCCGAGCGGCCGTGACCGCGACGGTCCGGATCCCCATCTTCGACCGCCGCGTCGATCGCGTCGCCGTCACGGACGACCCCGCGGCGGCGCTCGAGCGCGCCGAATCGTGGCCGATCGGGATCGTCCCCGAACGGGACGGCGAGGACCGCTACGCGGGCTACGATCCCGCGGTCGTCGACGGCCTCGCGGACGCCGCCGACCTCGTCCTCGTCAAGGCCGACGGGGCGCGGACCCGGGAGTTCAAGGCCCCGAACGACCGCGAGCCACAACTCCCCACGAGCGTCGACACCGTCATTCCGATCGCGAGCGTCCGGGCCGTCGGGGAACCGCTCGCGGCCGAGACGGTCCACCGGCCCGAGCGGGTGGCGGCGATCACCGGCCTCGATCGCGGCGACGCGATCCGCCCCGTCGACGTGGCCCGGGTCCTCGCGAGCGACCGCGGCGGGCTGGGAGGGGTCCCCGAGGGCGCGACGGTCGTCCCGCTACTCAACAAGGTCGACGGACCGGAACTGCGCGAGACCGCCGCGGCGATCGGCCGGGAGCTGCTCGAGCGAGCGCCGGCCGTCTCACGGGTCGTCCTGGCGCGGATGATCGACGACGAGCCGATCGTCGAGGTCCTCGAGCGCTGA
- a CDS encoding winged helix-turn-helix domain-containing protein, producing MSRSRTERTEADSAAVLSALGSKYSAEILCAAGTPKSAQALSEDIEIPIATCYRRIEELVDAGLLTCEGRQLSDEGRRTNIYRRTLDEIEIDFSSDGPEFSRKRRTEAKNRLQDKLED from the coding sequence ATGTCTCGGAGTCGGACGGAACGAACGGAGGCGGACTCGGCCGCAGTGCTGTCCGCGCTGGGGAGCAAATACAGCGCGGAGATCCTCTGTGCGGCCGGTACGCCGAAATCAGCGCAGGCGCTCAGCGAGGACATCGAGATCCCCATCGCGACCTGTTATCGCCGAATCGAAGAACTCGTCGACGCCGGGCTGTTGACCTGCGAAGGTCGACAGCTCTCCGACGAGGGGCGACGGACCAACATCTATCGCCGGACGCTCGACGAGATCGAGATCGACTTCTCGAGCGACGGCCCCGAGTTCTCCCGGAAGCGCCGGACCGAGGCCAAAAACAGGCTTCAGGACAAACTCGAGGACTGA
- a CDS encoding iron-containing alcohol dehydrogenase family protein, producing the protein MTPSDASGRDPAFRFDYQPPTIRFGTGCVDDLAAELEALGLERALVVCGSTVGSTPAVVDSVTEGLGDRLAGVFAGTTPRKRLATAIEGRERLQAADADALVALGGGSSLDVATAISVLAADDRTHEDVAAEFAETGTIAVPDEGLVPIVTVPTTLAGADLSMVAGVTAAPDSSPVDEESGGGISGPDLMPAAAVYDPELVATTPDSILAGSAMNGFDKGIETLYASNATPVTDATARRGLETLADGLRTFGDGDRSIETFETILEGIVLVQYGISRPGETTASIAHAFGHALTRTHAVQQGAAHAVVVPHVLAYLFEREGVDARAGALADALGVDDAADREAAVVEAVTEIRDALEVPARLRDVDGPEPEEFTAVAEAVLADPFMTNAPPGLEPTVDEIEGVLEAAW; encoded by the coding sequence ATGACACCGTCCGACGCGAGCGGCCGCGACCCGGCGTTCCGATTCGACTACCAGCCACCGACGATCCGGTTCGGGACCGGCTGCGTCGACGACCTCGCGGCCGAACTCGAGGCGCTGGGCCTCGAGCGGGCGCTGGTCGTCTGTGGCTCGACCGTCGGGAGTACGCCCGCGGTCGTCGACTCCGTCACGGAGGGGTTGGGCGACCGGCTGGCCGGCGTCTTCGCCGGGACGACGCCGAGAAAGCGGCTCGCGACGGCGATCGAGGGACGCGAACGCCTGCAGGCCGCGGACGCGGACGCGCTCGTGGCCCTGGGCGGCGGCAGCAGCCTCGACGTGGCGACGGCTATCAGCGTCCTCGCGGCGGACGATCGCACTCACGAAGACGTCGCCGCCGAGTTCGCAGAAACGGGGACGATCGCGGTGCCCGACGAGGGGCTGGTGCCGATCGTCACGGTTCCGACGACGTTGGCCGGGGCCGACCTCTCGATGGTCGCGGGCGTCACCGCCGCGCCCGACTCGAGCCCGGTCGACGAGGAGAGCGGCGGCGGCATCTCGGGTCCCGACCTGATGCCCGCGGCGGCGGTCTACGACCCGGAACTGGTCGCGACCACGCCCGACTCGATACTGGCGGGCTCGGCCATGAACGGCTTCGACAAGGGGATCGAGACGCTCTACGCGAGCAACGCCACGCCGGTGACCGACGCGACGGCGAGACGCGGCCTCGAGACGCTCGCGGACGGCCTCCGGACGTTCGGCGACGGCGACCGCTCGATCGAGACGTTCGAGACGATCCTCGAGGGGATCGTCCTCGTGCAGTACGGCATCTCCCGGCCCGGCGAGACGACGGCCTCGATCGCTCACGCCTTCGGCCACGCCCTCACCCGGACCCACGCGGTCCAGCAGGGCGCGGCTCACGCCGTCGTCGTCCCGCACGTCCTCGCGTATCTCTTCGAGCGGGAGGGTGTCGACGCGCGAGCCGGCGCGCTCGCGGACGCGCTCGGCGTCGACGACGCGGCGGACCGCGAGGCCGCGGTCGTCGAGGCGGTCACCGAGATCCGGGACGCGCTCGAGGTGCCCGCGCGGCTCCGGGACGTCGACGGCCCCGAGCCCGAGGAGTTCACGGCGGTCGCCGAGGCGGTCCTCGCGGATCCGTTCATGACCAACGCGCCGCCGGGGCTCGAGCCGACCGTCGACGAAATCGAGGGGGTTCTCGAGGCGGCGTGGTAG
- a CDS encoding molybdenum cofactor guanylyltransferase: protein MSLESDRSAVVLAGGHSTRFGDADKAVADLAGTPMLRRVVDRLDSIVDEVVVNCREDQVPAIEDALAGGPAATFAVDPVPDRGPMAGIMTGLRAATGEYAAVVACDMPFVDPALIAHCFERAAGREAAVPRVDDQWFQTTQAVYRTDPMIAACERALKRGDRRIVEPLSDLDYAVVDEDEVREYASLETFENVNTREEFAAAAERLATDS, encoded by the coding sequence ATGTCCCTCGAGTCCGACCGGTCCGCCGTCGTCCTCGCGGGGGGCCACTCGACCCGCTTTGGCGACGCGGACAAGGCCGTCGCCGACCTCGCGGGTACGCCGATGCTCCGCCGGGTCGTCGACCGCCTCGATTCGATCGTCGACGAGGTCGTCGTCAACTGCCGAGAGGACCAGGTACCGGCGATCGAGGACGCGCTCGCGGGCGGCCCAGCGGCGACGTTCGCCGTCGATCCGGTCCCGGACCGCGGACCGATGGCGGGCATCATGACCGGTCTCCGGGCCGCGACCGGGGAGTACGCCGCCGTCGTCGCCTGCGACATGCCCTTCGTCGACCCGGCACTGATCGCCCACTGCTTCGAGCGGGCCGCCGGCCGCGAGGCCGCGGTGCCCCGCGTCGACGACCAGTGGTTCCAGACCACGCAGGCCGTCTACCGAACCGACCCGATGATCGCGGCCTGCGAGCGCGCCTTGAAGCGGGGCGACCGCCGGATCGTCGAACCGCTGTCGGACCTCGACTACGCCGTCGTCGACGAGGACGAGGTCCGCGAATACGCGTCGCTCGAGACCTTCGAGAACGTAAACACCCGCGAGGAGTTCGCGGCGGCGGCCGAGCGGCTCGCGACCGACTCCTGA
- a CDS encoding competence/damage-inducible protein A: protein MNVAVVTVGDELLAGRTTDTNATWLCSELDDRGVTVGRVTTVPDRVADIARVVNEYRAEYDAVIVTGGLGPTHDDLTMDGVAAALGREVEEHDAALAWLEEDGYTRDDLAAGTADLPAGARALHNDAGVAPGAALEGVYVLPGVPAEMKAMFESIADEFAGTQTYRETVVAAEAESALLDRIADVRERFDVSVGSYPGESVRLELTGTDEATVADAAGWLRERVDSP, encoded by the coding sequence ATGAACGTCGCGGTCGTAACGGTCGGGGACGAACTGCTCGCCGGACGAACGACGGACACGAACGCCACGTGGCTCTGTTCGGAACTCGACGACCGCGGCGTCACCGTCGGCCGGGTGACCACGGTCCCCGATCGCGTGGCCGACATCGCCCGCGTGGTAAACGAGTACCGGGCGGAGTACGACGCCGTCATCGTCACCGGGGGGCTGGGCCCGACCCACGACGATCTCACCATGGACGGGGTCGCGGCGGCTCTCGGGCGCGAAGTCGAGGAACACGACGCCGCACTGGCCTGGCTCGAGGAGGACGGCTACACGCGGGACGATCTCGCGGCGGGAACGGCCGACTTACCCGCCGGCGCGCGGGCCCTGCACAACGACGCGGGGGTCGCTCCGGGTGCGGCCCTCGAAGGGGTCTACGTCCTCCCGGGCGTCCCGGCGGAGATGAAGGCGATGTTCGAGTCGATCGCCGACGAGTTCGCGGGGACCCAGACCTACCGCGAGACGGTCGTCGCCGCCGAGGCCGAGAGCGCCCTGCTCGATCGGATCGCCGACGTCCGCGAGCGGTTCGATGTTTCGGTGGGTAGCTACCCCGGCGAGTCGGTCAGACTCGAACTGACCGGGACCGACGAGGCGACGGTCGCCGACGCCGCCGGCTGGCTCCGCGAACGGGTCGACTCGCCCTGA
- a CDS encoding 7-carboxy-7-deazaguanine synthase QueE: MPVSDSVDRESGTETGGEETPDGLPINELFHSLQGEGTLAGVPSTFVRTSGCNLRCWFCDSYHTSWEPTHAWLGLEEILAEIGTRDADHVVLTGGEPLLHQESVDLLEALDERGYHTTVETNGTIYRDAPIDLASISPKLESSTPTPERAPADADAGEWETRHERDRIDVDTLARLVETYDVQLKFVVTDGDDMPEILELLDDLRDAAAVPIRDDDVLLMPEGATRERLAETRTRVADLAMEHGFRYTPRLHVDLWNDAPET; the protein is encoded by the coding sequence ATGCCGGTTTCCGACTCCGTCGATCGCGAGTCCGGCACGGAAACCGGCGGCGAGGAGACGCCGGACGGCCTGCCGATCAACGAGTTGTTTCACTCCCTGCAGGGGGAGGGAACCCTCGCCGGCGTTCCGTCGACGTTCGTCCGCACGAGCGGCTGTAACCTCCGGTGTTGGTTCTGTGACTCCTATCACACCTCCTGGGAGCCCACCCACGCGTGGCTCGGTCTCGAGGAGATCCTCGCCGAGATCGGGACCCGCGACGCCGACCACGTCGTCCTGACCGGCGGCGAACCGCTGCTCCACCAGGAGAGTGTCGACCTGCTCGAGGCTCTCGACGAGCGGGGGTATCACACCACCGTCGAAACCAACGGGACGATCTACCGGGACGCGCCGATCGACCTCGCCTCGATCAGCCCGAAGCTCGAGAGCAGCACGCCGACGCCGGAGCGCGCGCCGGCGGACGCCGACGCGGGCGAGTGGGAAACGCGCCACGAGCGCGACCGGATCGACGTGGACACGCTCGCCCGGCTGGTCGAGACCTACGACGTCCAGCTGAAGTTCGTCGTGACCGACGGCGACGACATGCCGGAGATCCTGGAATTGCTCGACGATCTCCGCGACGCCGCCGCGGTCCCGATCCGCGACGACGACGTCCTCCTGATGCCCGAGGGCGCGACCCGCGAGCGCCTCGCGGAGACGCGGACCCGAGTCGCCGACCTCGCGATGGAGCATGGCTTCCGGTACACGCCACGCCTGCACGTCGACCTCTGGAACGACGCCCCCGAGACGTAA
- a CDS encoding flavodoxin domain-containing protein, producing MSSILVCYGTGEGQTATVADRIVDVLADRGHDATALDAADLPPAFDLEAFDAVLVGASIHVGKHQPAVREFVSANRDALAARPTGFFQLSLSSAVTDEARRADAAGYVDAFLEETGWRPDRIARFGGALRYSKYGFLKRVVMKRIAREATGDTDASRDYEYTDWHEVEAFAADFAAFVEGRLGARSPEPDGRR from the coding sequence ATGAGTTCGATTCTCGTCTGTTACGGCACCGGAGAGGGACAGACCGCGACGGTCGCCGACCGAATCGTCGACGTCCTCGCCGACCGCGGCCACGACGCCACCGCGCTCGACGCCGCCGATCTCCCGCCCGCGTTCGATCTCGAGGCGTTCGACGCCGTCCTCGTCGGGGCGTCGATCCACGTGGGGAAACACCAGCCGGCCGTTCGGGAGTTCGTCAGCGCCAACCGCGACGCGCTGGCCGCGCGGCCGACCGGGTTCTTTCAGCTGTCCCTGTCCTCCGCCGTGACCGACGAGGCCCGGCGGGCGGACGCGGCCGGCTACGTCGACGCGTTCCTCGAGGAGACGGGCTGGCGTCCCGACCGGATCGCCCGCTTCGGCGGCGCGCTCCGGTACTCGAAGTACGGCTTTCTCAAGCGGGTCGTGATGAAACGGATCGCCCGGGAGGCGACCGGCGACACGGACGCGTCCCGCGACTACGAGTACACGGACTGGCACGAGGTCGAGGCGTTCGCCGCAGACTTCGCCGCGTTCGTCGAGGGTCGTCTCGGCGCGCGGTCGCCCGAACCGGACGGCCGGCGGTGA
- a CDS encoding 6-pyruvoyl trahydropterin synthase family protein, translating into MIDSADPRERGTDAATDDAIVGARRTLHVGRDRPIRISTGHRIRHHDGKCARPHGHNYEIAVTVTGRLTEDGWIADKGDITDVISEWDHRFLLEVGDPLIEAFEAAGDGDGVVVLENPPTAEVMSVVLERKLAAALPETVTDVAVQVSETSELCGGSGF; encoded by the coding sequence ATGATAGATTCCGCCGATCCCCGCGAACGCGGCACCGATGCAGCGACCGACGACGCGATCGTCGGCGCGCGCCGCACCCTCCACGTCGGCCGCGACCGACCGATCCGGATCAGTACCGGCCACCGGATACGACACCACGACGGCAAGTGTGCCCGCCCCCACGGCCACAACTACGAGATCGCCGTCACCGTGACGGGTCGACTCACCGAGGACGGATGGATCGCCGACAAAGGCGATATTACAGACGTAATATCCGAGTGGGACCACCGGTTCCTGCTCGAGGTCGGCGACCCACTGATCGAGGCCTTCGAGGCGGCCGGCGACGGGGACGGCGTCGTCGTCCTCGAGAACCCGCCGACTGCGGAGGTGATGAGCGTCGTCCTGGAGCGAAAGCTCGCCGCGGCCCTGCCCGAGACGGTCACCGACGTCGCCGTACAGGTCAGCGAGACGAGCGAACTCTGCGGGGGGAGCGGGTTCTGA
- a CDS encoding ATP-NAD kinase family protein, whose amino-acid sequence MEAIGVVVNPIAGMGGRVGLKGTDGKLAEARRRGAEPRAPDRAREALRSLHRRAPDLAVYTAAGVMGERAARDAGYEPEIVYDPADAADATDGPARVADPETAETSADDTRAAVRALLAADVDLVLFVGGDGTAVDVAETLAEADGETPMLGVPAGVKIYSSVFGVTPADAGRIAAEFDRVERREVNDIDEDAYREGEVRTELKAIVPVPVAPAVQSGKQVSSGSVDSLAAGFAREVDPGRTYVFGPGSTVGAIETELGIDPSPLGVDVWRAGSEEGDGMPRGELLARDAGESEILEALATPVTIVVSPIGGQGFVFGRGNHQISPAVIRRAEEIEVVASDEKLDELDSLRVDTDDEEIDEWLRGWVQVRTGRFTTRLISVV is encoded by the coding sequence ATGGAGGCCATCGGCGTCGTCGTCAACCCGATCGCGGGGATGGGCGGTCGGGTCGGACTGAAGGGGACCGACGGGAAACTCGCGGAGGCGCGCCGCCGCGGTGCCGAGCCACGTGCGCCGGATCGGGCCCGCGAGGCGTTGCGGTCGCTCCATCGCCGCGCCCCCGACCTCGCGGTCTACACGGCCGCGGGCGTCATGGGCGAACGCGCGGCCCGGGACGCCGGCTACGAACCCGAGATCGTCTACGACCCGGCCGACGCCGCCGACGCGACCGACGGCCCGGCGCGGGTCGCCGATCCCGAGACGGCCGAGACGTCGGCCGACGACACGCGCGCGGCCGTCCGAGCGCTCCTCGCGGCCGACGTCGATCTCGTCCTGTTCGTCGGCGGCGACGGCACCGCCGTCGACGTCGCCGAGACGCTCGCGGAAGCGGACGGGGAGACGCCGATGCTTGGCGTGCCGGCCGGGGTCAAGATCTACTCGTCGGTCTTCGGCGTGACGCCGGCCGACGCCGGCCGGATCGCCGCCGAGTTCGACCGCGTCGAGCGCCGCGAGGTCAACGACATCGACGAGGACGCCTACCGCGAGGGGGAGGTCCGCACGGAACTCAAAGCGATCGTCCCGGTCCCCGTCGCGCCGGCGGTCCAGTCGGGCAAACAGGTCTCGAGCGGGAGCGTCGACTCGCTGGCGGCGGGGTTCGCCCGCGAGGTCGATCCCGGGCGGACCTACGTCTTCGGTCCCGGTAGCACCGTCGGCGCGATCGAGACGGAATTGGGGATCGATCCCTCGCCGCTGGGCGTCGACGTCTGGCGTGCCGGGTCCGAAGAGGGCGACGGGATGCCACGAGGCGAGTTGCTGGCCCGCGACGCCGGCGAATCGGAGATCCTCGAGGCGCTGGCGACGCCGGTCACGATCGTCGTCTCGCCGATCGGCGGCCAGGGCTTCGTTTTCGGTCGCGGCAACCACCAGATCTCGCCGGCCGTGATCCGACGCGCCGAGGAGATCGAGGTCGTCGCCTCCGACGAGAAACTCGACGAACTCGACTCGCTGCGCGTCGACACCGACGACGAGGAGATCGACGAGTGGCTCCGCGGGTGGGTACAGGTCCGGACCGGCCGGTTCACGACGCGGCTGATCAGCGTCGTCTAG